CAGCTCGCTCAGCATCAGCCCCGCCAATTCCTTGTGCGTGACGACGCACTCCACCGTCCGCACGGGGACATCGCGCAGCGCCGGGTCGTCCAGCTCCGGTCCCACCTCGCCATGGTGGTGGATGAGCGCGCCCACCTCACCGGCGATTGCCAGCTCGTCCCCGCGCCGCAAGGCGAAGTCGTCGCCCGGGGTCAGCAGCCTGCCCTCGCGCCGGACCCGCTCGATGGACGCCCGGGGCGCCACCGCATGCACCTGGGCCACCGTCGTGCCCTCCACCTTCGGGTTTTCGAGGCGGTAGGCACGCACCACCAGGGGCGTGTAGCCCACGTCGAACGCGCTGTCCGTCCCGGGCGGGGGCGCGCTCGAGGCGCCGCCCAGCGCCTTCTCCATGTCATGGGCCGACTGCTCCAGGTTCCGGTGGAACATGCGCGGCAGGTACTTCACCAGCACGACGAACCCAATCATGCTCAGGATGTAGGTGATGGCGAAGGAGGCCGCGAGGTTGGCGCCCACCGCCGCGCCCTCGCCACCGGGCACCGCCCCGGACGTCACCGCCGACTGGGCCGCCCCCAGCGCGGCCGACGCCGTCATTCCGCCCGCCAGCGTGCCGGCCACCGCGCCATCCGGCAGCCGGAGCAGGATGCCGCACAGGAGCGCCAGCGCGGGCGCCACCAGGCACACCACCAGCGTGGTGAGGACGAAGCGCTTGCCGTCGCGCTCCAGCCCCGCGAAGAACTGCGGTCCAACCCGCAGGCCCACGGCGTACATGAAGAAGTTGAAGAAGAGCGTCTGGACGAATGCATCCACCTTCAGCCTCACGCCGAACACGGAGACCGAGATGAGGCTCAGCGCCAGCCCCACCACCAGCGTGGCCGCGGTGGTCCCCAGGCTGATGCGCCGGATGCGGACGCGGCCGAGCAGGTAGCCCAGCGCCACCACCAGGAAGAGCGCGGTGAAGGCGTCACGCCCGAGCAGCGCGAAGACATGCTCCAGCACCCCATGCGACCTCGCGTCGCCCGAGCCCGCCTCCGCCGCCTGCCCCACCACCGGGACGATGAGCGCCAGCGACAGCAGCCGCAGGCGCGAACCCCACCCGCCTCCAGCCGCGGCCCAGCGCCGGTGCACGGGGCTCCCGCCTGGATGTCGCGTGTCGAGTCGCATGGCCGTCCGTCCTTTCGCCACTCCCCCGAGGTCGAAGGTAGGCGCGCCGAGACTCCGCCAGGGCAGGCGGGCCCGGCGCATGGCACCTGACGGCCCGTGTGCCCGAGGCCCCTCCCGCCTCCCAGCCCCCGCCGTCGGTTCGTTGCGGCGCCAGCGTGGCTTCCCCATCTCTCCTTCGGTCATCAAGCGAAGAGCCCCGTGACAGCGTCCCCCCGCCCGGCGGCCTCCCCCGCCCCCGAGGGCATGGCCGCTATTCACCGGGACACGCCTCGCCAGTCTCCACGTCGCCCCGGAGACGATGCCCCTCGTGTCTGATGGGCACGGAGCCTCCGGGCCCCCACCGTGCCGCACGCATCAGGCCCGGGGGACGGGTTGCCCCCCGGTGCTCGCAGGCGGGGGAGACGGGCATGAGCTGGAGACGCTGGGTGGGCGGACTCGCGGTGTCGGCGCTGCTGTCGCCGTCGCCGGGGTGGGCCGCGGAGGACGACGCGACGAAGGAGGACGGCCCGTCGCTCACGGGGGGCTTCGACCGGGAGAAGGGCTTCCACCTCCAGTCCACGGACGGAAACTACCTGCTCAGCCTGGGGCTCCAGGCCGGGTACAAGATCGAGCCCGTCTTCCTGAACGGAGAGGCCGAGTCCCGTACCGCCTTCTCCTTCCTGCGCCCCATCCTCAAGGGAAACCTCTACCGGCCGTGGATCCGCTTCTGGACCTCGCTGGAGATGGCGGCGTTCCCCATCTACGTGCTGGACAGCTATGTGGACGTGCAGCCCATCGACGCGCTCGGCCTTCGCGCGGGCCAGCAGTACACCCCGCTGAGCCGACACGAGTCCTGGGGGCCACAGCAGATCCTCTTCCCCGAGTTCGCCCCCATCGCCAACTACTTCTGGACCGGCCGCGACAAGGGCCTCACCGTCTTCGGCACGCTGGAGCACCTGGAATACTACGCGGGCATCTACAGCGGCTCGCCGCTGCGCACCGTCACGTCGGAGCCCGGCCGCTACCAGCTCAACGCCCGGCTCACCTGGTTCCCCATGGGGAAGCCGGGCTACGGAGAGCTGCCCTACATCATGTCGGGTGACACGGAGCCTCCCCTCAACGTCTCCTTCACCGTGCAGGGCGCCGGCGGCAAGGTGGAGCAGATCCAGGAGAACTTCAACCCGGAGGCCGGCATCTTCCGAATCGAGCGACAGGGCGTGCGCCGCTTCGCCACGGGCGGGGCGGATGTATTCGTGCAGGCCCGGCGCTTCAGCTTCTTCGGAGAGGCGTACCTCCGCCGCACCGAGCCGCCCGGAGGCGTGGCCCGCTTCACCAGCTTCGGCGCGTGGGTGCAGGCCGACTATGTCTTCTACAAGAAGGTGCTGGATGCAGGGGTGCGGCTCAGCTACCTGGACGCGAGCTGGGACCTGGACGACGACCTGCTCTACGTCGCCGAGGCCCAGCTCGCGTGGTTCGTGGACGCGCCGTACCTGGCCCTCAAGCTGCGCTACCAGGTCGCGCACCAGGAGACGCCGGACCCGGCCGCCGCCACGGGCATCGTGCTGGCGAAGGACCCGGGCACCACGAACCTCATCACCCTGCAGGTCAACCTCGCCTTCTGACGCGGCGAGGACGGCTCGTGGCTTCCCGCTCTGGTAGCCACGAGCCTTTTCCTGGCTCCTACTGCCGGGACATCGCGATCTTGAAGAGCTCCTGCGGCGAGACGAAGTGGTCGAAGTCCTCCTTGCCCTTGTCGAGCTGCACCCACC
The sequence above is drawn from the Pyxidicoccus trucidator genome and encodes:
- a CDS encoding porin, yielding MSWRRWVGGLAVSALLSPSPGWAAEDDATKEDGPSLTGGFDREKGFHLQSTDGNYLLSLGLQAGYKIEPVFLNGEAESRTAFSFLRPILKGNLYRPWIRFWTSLEMAAFPIYVLDSYVDVQPIDALGLRAGQQYTPLSRHESWGPQQILFPEFAPIANYFWTGRDKGLTVFGTLEHLEYYAGIYSGSPLRTVTSEPGRYQLNARLTWFPMGKPGYGELPYIMSGDTEPPLNVSFTVQGAGGKVEQIQENFNPEAGIFRIERQGVRRFATGGADVFVQARRFSFFGEAYLRRTEPPGGVARFTSFGAWVQADYVFYKKVLDAGVRLSYLDASWDLDDDLLYVAEAQLAWFVDAPYLALKLRYQVAHQETPDPAAATGIVLAKDPGTTNLITLQVNLAF
- a CDS encoding aspartate:alanine exchanger family transporter is translated as MRLDTRHPGGSPVHRRWAAAGGGWGSRLRLLSLALIVPVVGQAAEAGSGDARSHGVLEHVFALLGRDAFTALFLVVALGYLLGRVRIRRISLGTTAATLVVGLALSLISVSVFGVRLKVDAFVQTLFFNFFMYAVGLRVGPQFFAGLERDGKRFVLTTLVVCLVAPALALLCGILLRLPDGAVAGTLAGGMTASAALGAAQSAVTSGAVPGGEGAAVGANLAASFAITYILSMIGFVVLVKYLPRMFHRNLEQSAHDMEKALGGASSAPPPGTDSAFDVGYTPLVVRAYRLENPKVEGTTVAQVHAVAPRASIERVRREGRLLTPGDDFALRRGDELAIAGEVGALIHHHGEVGPELDDPALRDVPVRTVECVVTHKELAGLMLSELVPRFGAGLYLDALFRMGEQLPLQPNARVKVHDVLRVTGTERRLEMAAEQVGVMVRPSLTTDIVTLAVGLVLGALAGMLAIPVKGIHVGLGTAAALLLAGVIIGTLRARNPSLGGPVPEPARALLEDLGLAIFIAALALNSGPDVAGSIQGGTLVPLIISGLVVGLLPPIIGYAAGLYLFKLNPAVLLGAVCGARCNTAGLKVAQDEAHSAVPAIGFAVPTALGTVLITIASYILVIVR